In one Myxocyprinus asiaticus isolate MX2 ecotype Aquarium Trade chromosome 29, UBuf_Myxa_2, whole genome shotgun sequence genomic region, the following are encoded:
- the LOC127419840 gene encoding neuromedin-K receptor-like has protein sequence MSASGNHSNFTNRFAQSPWRVTLWALAFALVLLVAVTGNLIVIWIILAHKRMRTVTNYFLLNLAVSDVSVAALNATVNFVYAAHGDWYFGDAYCRFQNFYPVAAVFASIYSMSAIALDRYMAIIHPLKPRLSATATKGMIACVWILAVILAFPLCFYSTTRVVLPRTLCYVAWPRPADDPIMYHVIVAVLVYLLPLVVMAATYSRVGLTLWGGEIPGHSSENLQDQLKAKRKVVKMMVIVVVTFAVCWLPYHVYFIVTGLNRELNKWTFIQQVYLSVLWLSMSSSMYNPIIYCCLNSRFRAGFKRVFRWCPFIHVSNCDELELHTIRFIQNRQSSLYTVTRMDSSADASANSTRRKSSCGSHRSSQSRTSTRLSLNGGLCGNPVSTAGKELS, from the exons ATGTCCGCATCAGGGAATCACTCAAACTTCACTAACAGGTTCGCGCAGTCTCCGTGGCGCGTCACGCTCTGGGCGCTCGCGTTCGCGCTGGTTTTGCTGGTGGCCGTGACCGGAAACCTGATCGTCATCTGGATCATTCTTGCGCACAAGAGGATGAGAACCGTCACCAACTACTTTCTGCTGAACCTCGCGGTGTCTGACGTGTCCGTGGCCGCGCTCAACGCAACGGTTAATTTCGTGTACGCCGCGCACGGGGACTGGTACTTCGGTGACGCGTACTGCCGCTTCCAAAACTTCTATCCGGTGGCCGCGGTGTTCGCGAGTATCTACTCCATGAGTGCCATCGCGTTAGACAg GTACATGGCGATAATCCACCCGCTGAAGCCCCGCCTCTCTGCAACGGCCACGAAAGGCATGATCGCCTGCGTGTGGATTCTGGCCGTGATTCTGGCATTTCCGCTGTGCTTTTATTCCACAACACGAGTGGTTCTGCCCAGAACACTCTGCTATGTGGCTTGGCCACGACCTGCAGACGACCCCATCAT GTATCATGTGATTGTAGCAGTGCTGGTTTATCTCCTGCCTCTCGTGGTAATGGCTGCCACCTACAGCAGGGTCGGACTCACTCTGTGGGGGGGTGAAATTCCAGGACATTCCTCAGAAAACTTGCAGGATCAGCTAAAGGCCAAACGAAAG GTTGTGAAGATGATGGTGATCGTGGTGGTAACATTTGCGGTCTGTTGGCTGCCGTATCACGTGTATTTCATTGTAACGGGACTcaacagagagctgaataaatgGACGTTCATCCAGCAGGTTTATCTGTCAGTGCTGTGGCTGTCAATGAGCTCATCAATGTACAACCCTATTATATACTGCTGCCTGAACAGCAG GTTCCGTGCGGGATTCAAGCGAGTGTTTCGCTGGTGTCCCTTCATTCATGTGTCGAACTGTGACGAGTTAGAACTCCACACGATCCGCTTCATACAGAACCGCCAGAGCAGCCTGTACACGGTCACACGCATGGATTCTAGTGCCGATGCCAGTGCAAACTCCACGAGACGCAAGAGCTCATGCGGCAGTCACCGCAGCAGCCAATCGCGGACCTCCACACGCCTGTCACTCAATGGTGGTCTCTGTGGCAACCCTGTAAGCACAGCAGGGAAAGAACTCAGCTAA